The genomic segment GATTCAGGTCCGTCGAGCCGGTCGAGGCGTCGGCAAGGGTACGTGCCGTGTCCAGCACCGCGGTGTCGTCGGTGGCGCGGTACAGCTCGGCCAGGCCACCGAGGATCACGCCCTGGTTGTAGGTGTAGGTCGGGTGCCCGTCGTTGTGGCAGCCGGCGTCGAGCCCGTCGTTGATCAGGTGCGAGGAGTTGATCATGCCGGTGCCGGTGAACCAGCTCCACTCCTTTCGCGCCCGGTCGAGATAGGTGGTGTCGCCGCTGATCCGGTTGTGCAGTGCGGCGTTGAGCTCCAGGTACAGCTCGTTCGCGATGGCGTTCTTGTACCCGGTGTCGCTGGTCTTCCAGAGGACACCGCCGCCGCACAGGTCGGTCCAGTACCGCGCCATGTAGTCGGCGTCGGCGCGCGCGGTGGTCAGGTAGCGGGCGTCGCCGGTCAGGTCGTACGCGTCCAGCCAGGTCAGCCCCCACCAGCCGGTGTCGTCCACGTACTCGTTGGTGAAGTCGCCGCCCTGGGCCCCGACGTTCTTGTCGTAGGTGGTGGCGATCGCGTACTCGTAGCTGGGCATGCCGCTGACCCGGGCGTTGTCGATGATCGCGGTGAGCGCGTTCGCGGAGGTCCACCAGCCGTTGCCGCCGAACAGCCCGGTGTCCCGGTCGTACATCATCATCAGCCCGGTCGCCGCCGCGGTGCTGCGGCTCCACGCGTTCCAGTCCGATCGGGCCCACGGGGTGCAGGCGATCGCCGAAGCGCCTGCGGCCTGGCCGCAGGCGCGCAGCGCGCCGACCCCGGCGTCGTTCCAGTCGTCCACGTTGTACATCAGGGTGCGCCAGCCGCTGCGGCCGCTCGGCGTGACCGTGGCACCGAGCTTGCTGCCGGTCGACCAGCTCCGCCCGCCGTCGTACGAACGGTCCAGCCACACCTCGTCGCCGCCGGTGCCGCCGTCGATCGATGCCCAGCCCATCGCGTCGGTGTCGTCGACGTGCAGCCGGATGGTCCGGCCGGACAGGGTCGCGGCGACCGGGACCCGCTCCCTCGGTGCCAGTGCCGGGTCGCGCCCGTCGCAGTACTTGTTGCACACCGTCTGGTTCGCGGCCACCGCCGGCCCGGCGGCCGGTGCCACGGCCAGCGTGGCGCCGCAGGCGACCACCGCCAGGGCCCGGCACCACATCCGACGCACGTTCATCGCGACCTCCCGTACCGTCGCCGCCGGGTGGGGCGCCCGACGTGTCGTGCCGCCCAGTGTGCCGTTCTGGGGCAAATGTCGCCTCGAAGGTTCGACGACGGTAAAGCGTGACTCGACTCGGCCACGAGCGCCGGCGCGGCGCTTGACCCGGTTCCCGGCCGGGAGTTGGCTGGCGGTCGTCTGTCCGGTTCCCGTGCCCTCAAGGAGGCACCCGTATGGGAAGAACCGTGCGACCGGGGCGGCTGTTCGTCGGCACGCTCGTCGCCACCACCACACTCGGGCTCACCGTCCTGTCCGCCCCGGCCTGGGCCGGCGGCCGGCACCAGATCGCCGACAGCACCCCGCGCTGGTTGCCGCACGCGCGTGCCGTCGGTGCCACCCCGCAGACCAGCCGGGTCGATTTCGGCGTGCTGCTGACCATGCGGAACCGGGCCGGCGCCGTCGACACGCTGCGCGACGTGTCGGACCCGGCCAGCGCGCACTACGGCGACTGGCTGACCTCGGCGCAGTTCCGGTCCCGGTACGCGCCGGCGGCCTCCGACGTGTCCGCGGTGCGGTCCTGGCTCGCCGGCCAGGGTTTCCGGGTCGGCGACTCGCTCGGCGGCGGCATGTACGTGGAGGCCAGCGGTACCGCGAAGCAGGTCGAGCGGGCGTTCGCGACGACCCTGAAGACGTACTCGTACCGCGGCGTGCGGGTGCGCTCCAACGACGGCGCGCTGTCGTTCCCGGCGGGCACCCCGGCGCAGGTCACCCGCGCGGTGGCCGGCGTGCTGGGCGTCGACCAGGGTTCCCAGCTGCACAAGCCGGCCGACGCGGCGCCCGGCCCGCCGGACGGCGCCCGCTACGGCGTGCACGTCCAGCCCTGCTCGGACTACTTCGGGCAGCGCACCGCCACCGACCAGCCCGCCGCGTACGGGAAGCACCAGCCGTACACGTCCTGCGGGTACGGGCCCCAGCAGTTGCAGTCCGCGTACGGGGAGAGCGCGTTGCTGCGCGCCGGCATCACCGGCCGCGGCGTCACCGTGGCGATCACCGACGCCTACGCGGCGCCGACCATCTACGCCGACGCCCAGCAGTACAACAGGGTGCACCACCAGCCGCGGTTCCGGCCCGGCCAGTTCCGGCAGATCACCCCGGGACCGGACGGCTACGACATGATCGCCGAGTGCGGCGGCAACGGCTGGTACGGCGAGGAGACCCTCGACGTCGAGGCGGTGCACGCGATGGCGCCGGGCGCGAACGTCGTGTACGTCGGGGCCAGGGACTGCGCGTCCGGTCTGGACGACGCCTGGGCGAAGACGATCGACGACCATGTCGCCGACGTCGTCACCAACTCGTGGACCGACGGCACCGACGACGTGTCGCTGCTCGGCCAGGACTACGTCGACTTCTACGACCAGTTCTCGCTGGAGGCGGCGCTGACCGGGATCACGGTCAACTTCTCCTCCGGTGACGCCGGGGACCACACCGCCGGCGGTACCGAACCGGGCGCGAAGACGGTGGAGTTCCCGGCCGACGAGCCGTACGTGACCGGCGTCGGCGGCACCAGCATCGGCATCGACGCGCACGGCCGGCGGATCTTCGAGCACGGCTGGCAGACCTCGTACGCCAACCTGTCCGGCGGCTCCTGGGGCGCGCTGCCCGGGCCGTACTCCTCCGGCGGTGGCGGCGGCACCAGCGTGCTGTTCGACCAGCCGTTCTACCAGCGGGACCGGGTACCGGCGGCGATCTCGGAGACGAACGGGGGCGCGCCGATGCGCGCGGTGCCGGACATCTCGATGGTCGGCGACCCGAACACCGGCATGGTGGTCGGCGAGACGCAGGTGTTCCCGGACGGCACCTACTTCGACCAGTACCGCATCGGTGGCACCAGCCTGTCCTCGCCGCTGCTGGCCGGCGTGGTGGCGATGGCCGACCAGCTCACCCGGCACCCGCTGGGGTTCGTCAACCCGGCCTACTACCGGCTGCTGCACACCCCCGCGCTGTACGACGTGACCGCGCCGCGCGCCCCGCTCGCCGAGGTGCGCACCAACCTGGTCGACGGCGTCGACACCACGGCGGGCAAGAGCTACCAGTTGCAGACGATCGACGTGCAGACCAGCACGATCCACAGCACCCGCGGCTACGACGCCGAGACCGGTGTCGGTACCCCGCAGGGGCCGCTGTTCTTCGCCGGCCTCGCCGTCACCGCACGGCACTGAACGGGTGGGTGGTCGGTCCCGGTGACCGGCCACCCGCGGTGCCCGGCGGCGGGCCGTAGGATCGGTGGTGATGGATGATCCTTCGCCGTTCACCGAGACCACCGGTAGCGCGCGGTTCGCCGCGTACCGCGCGCTGACGGCCGACGGGCCGGTACGCCAGGTCACGCTGTTCACCGGCGTCCGGGTCTGGGTGGTCGCCGGGTACGACGAGGCCCGCGCGCTGCTGACCCACCCCGGGGTGGTGCGTTCCACCGACGAGGTGCCGCACCGCGACGCGCTGCCGGCCGAGTTGGCCGCCGCGATGAACACCCACCTGCTGTCGGCCAACCCGCCGGAGCACACTCGGCTGCGCGCCCTGGTGTCGGCCGGCTTCACCCGCGGCCGGGTCGCCGAGCTGGCGCCGCGCATCGCCGGCCTCGCGGCCGATCTCGCCGACGCGATGGCCGCCGCCGACCCCGCCGGGTCGGTCGAGCTGGTGACCGAATACGCCTCTCCGCTGCCGGTCGCGGTGATCGCCGAGCTGGTCGGGGTGCCGGCAGTCGACCGGGACGCGTTCCGGCACTGGTCGTCGATCGTCAGCTACGGGGCCGTGTACCCGGCCGACGTGTGGATCGGCGCGACCCGGGAGATGGTCGACTACCTGCGCGGCCTGATCGCCGCGAAGCAGGCCGCGCCGGCCGACGACCTGCTCTCCGCGCTGCTCGCGGTCCGCGCCGACGACGGCGACCGGCTGTCGGTCGACGAGCTGACCTCGATGGTGTTCCTGCTGCTCGCCGCCGGGCACGAGACGACCGCCCACCTGATCGGTACCGCGGTGTACCAACTGCTCACCGCACCGGACCAGCTCGCGCTGCTGCGGGCGGAGCCGGACCGGCTGCCCGACGCGATCGAGGAGCTGCTGCGCCTCGACGGGCCGGTGCAGTCGACTATCCCGGCGTGGACCACCACCGAGGTACGGCTGGGCGACACGACGATCCCGGCCGGTCAGGTGGTGCTCGCCGCGGTGCTCGCGGCCAACCGCGACCCCCGCCGCTACGCCGAGCCCGACCGGCTCGACCTGCACCGCGCACCGGCCCGGCATCTCGCGTTCGGCCACGGTATCCACCACTGCCTCGGCGCGCCGCTGGCCCGGCTGGAGGCCCGTATCGCGCTGCGCACCCTGCTCGACCGGTTCCCGCGGCTGCGGTTGGCCGACCCCGGCAGCGAACCGGAGCGGCATCCGGCGCTGCTGTTCAACGGCCTGCGCGCGCTCCCGGTCCGGCTGCACTGAGCGCCGCTCAACGCCGCCGGTCGTGCCGCACCGCGAGCCGGGCGGCGAGGTCGTCGATCGGCACCGGTGTCCGGCTGGGCCGGATCGCGAGCAGCAGCAACGCCATGCCCAGCCCGCACAGGGTGGCGAGCAGATGGCCCAGGTCCCAGATCGTGCGGTGCACCAGCACCGGCGTCAGCACCGCGAGCAGCATGACCACCGCGCCGGCGATCCGCAGCCAGCCGCGCAGCACCACCAGCGCCGCGGCGCAGCACCCGACCATCACGTAGCTGACCCCGACGTCGGTGGACACCGCCAGCGAGCGCGGCGCCGCGCCGGTACGGATCGCGTGCAGCTCCACCACCGCGGTCAGCAGCGACCCGAGTACGTGCCCGGCGAGGCCGACGAGCACCAGCCGGGGCGTGCCGTACCGGCGCTCGGCGTACGCGACGACGACGGCGAACACCGCGAGGTAGCCGACCAGCCCGGCGCCCCGGTCGGCGACCCACAGCCCGCTCGCCACCAGCACGCTGATCGGCTTGGCATGCAGGCGTACCAGGTTGGTGGACTGGATCGTGGTCAGCACGGTGATCAGTCGCGGCGGCGCGGCCCGCTGGACGAGCGTGGATGCGGTGAAGATCGCGCAGTAGCCGAACGTGGCGGGTGCGGTCAGCACCCAGGCGTGCAACCGGCCGGTCCACCGGCCGAGCCGTCGCACCATTCGCTCGGCCGGCGCAGCGACGCGCGCCACCGCGCGCAGCAGGTACCAGAGGATCGTGACGGCGACGAGCACCGCGACCGTGACCATTCACCCAGTCTGGCCGCCGGGGCGCCGGGCCGGTGCGGATTCGCCCACGGCCACGATCCGGGCCGCCCGGGCCAGGCCCAGCCTGACGCACCCACCCCGGCACGGCCCGGACGCACGTCAGCCGGCGCGGCCCGGACGCACCACCCGGAGCGGCGTGGATGCACCTACCCGGCGCCGAGCCGCGCTGCGCGCCGGCCCGGCGCCGGGACAGGACCGCGCCGGCTCGACGCCGACGCGGGTGGTCAGCCGGCCGCCGGTGCGCTCTGCGCCCGCGCCGCGGCCTGGGCGCGCTGCGCAACGTCGCGCAGGTGCTGCTCGGCCTCGGTGCTCAGCGAGGTGTGCAGGATCTTGCCGCCGAACTGGTACTGGGCGAGTTCGCCGGCGACCTTGTCGATCGTCACCTGGTCGACCAGCACGAACAGCGCCGCGGTCCCGGGGCGCAGCTCCGAGCCGACGTTCTTCATGAAGCTGTCGTCGACCCCGACGTCGGTGAACTTGCCGGCCACCGCGCCGCCGGCCGCGCCCAGTGCCATGCCCAAAAACGGCGCGAAGAACAGCAGCCCGATCAGGCCGCCCCACAGCGCGCCGCCGGCCGCGCCGGCACCGGTCAGGTTGCGCCCCTGGTGCAGCTTGACCTTGCCGTCGGGTTGCGCCTCCACGATGGCCGCGTCCCGGATCGAGATCAGCCCCTGTTTCTGCAGCTCGAACAGCTTGTCCCGAGCCTGTTCCGCGGTGCCCACGTCACGGTAGGCGATTGCCGCCAGATCACTCATTCGTCCCCCCGGATACGTCGTGACCGACGCGTCGATCCTAGGGCGGCGGACCCGCCGACAGATCGATACGGGGAAATCCGGGTGCGCCGGTCACGGCTGGAAGCGGTAGCCCATGCCCGGTTCGGTGATCAGGTGCACCGGCCGGCTCGGGTCGGCCTCCAGCTTGCGGCGCAGCTGCGCCATGTACTGCCGCAGGTACTGGGTCTCGTCCCGGTAGGTGGGCCCCCACACCTGCTGCAGCAGCTGCCGCTGGCCGACCAGCTTGCCGGGGAAGCGCAGCAGCGCCTCCAGCAGCTGCCACTCGGTCCTGGTCAGGTGCACCGCCTCGGCCGGCTCGTCGGTCCGGTACACCCGGCGGCCGGCGAGGTCGACGGTGTGCGCACCGATCGGCACCGCCGGCGCCGCCTCGGCCGGGCTGCGCCGGCGGGTCACCGCACGAAGCCGGGCGACCAGTTCCTCCATGCTGAACGGCTTCGTCACGTAGTCGTCGGCGCCGGCGTCCAGCGCCTCCACCTTGTCGATCGCGTCGGTGCGGCCGGACAGCACGACGATCGGCACCGGCGTCCAGCTGCGCAGGTCGCGGATCAGCTGGGCGCCGTCGATGTCCGGCAGCCCCAGGTCGAGGATGACCAGGTCGGGATGCTCGCCGGCGGCGGCCCGCTGGGTCTGCGCGCCGTCGGCCGCGGTGACCACCGTGTAGCCGCGGGCGGTCAGGTTGATCCGCAACGCCCGCACGATCTGCGGCTCGTCGTCGACGATGAGTACCCGGGTCACGACGCCTCCCCGTGCGGCCGACCGGCCGCCTCCACGTCATCTCGGTGCACCCGCCGCCAGTCGTCGACCCGCCGCAGCGCCGCGTCGGCCGGCTGCTGCTCCGCACCGCCGACCGGGAGTTCGACCACCGGCAGCCGCAGGATCATCGTCAGCCCACCGCCCGGAGTGTGGTCCGGGTCCAGCGTGCCGTGCATCGCCTCGGCCAGCCCGCGCGACAGCGCCAGACCGAGCCCGACGCCGGTGTCGTTGTCCCGGTCACCGAGCCGCTGGAACGGCAGGAAGACCGTGTCCCACTTGCTCGCCGGAATGCCCGGTCCATGATCGATCACCCGTGCCTCCACGTAGCCGGCGTGCTCGCTGACGGCCAGCTGCGGTGGCCGGTCGGCCGGGCTGTACCGCAGCGCGTTGCGCAGCAGGTTCGCCAGGATCCGCTCCACCAGGACGGGATCGGCCCGTACCTCCGGGATGTCGTCCGGGATGCGCACCGGTACCGGCCGGCCCGGCGCACCGAGCTCGTCCAGGGCCGCGGCGGTCGCCTCGGCGATGCTCATCGGCTGCGGCCGCATGGCGAGCGCGCCGGCCTGCAGCCGGCTCATGTCCAGCAGGTTGTCCACCAACCGGTGCAGCCGGTCGAGCGACTCGGCGATGGTGTCGACCAGTTCGGCCCGGTCTTCGGCGGACAGGGCGAACCCGGGGCTGCGCAACCCGTCGACGGCGGCCATCGCGGACGCCAGCGGGGTACGCAGGTCGTGGCTGACGGCCGACAGCAGCGCGGTCCGCAACCGGTCCACCTCGGCCATCGACCCGGCCGCGGCGGCCTGCTCGGCGAGCCGCTGTTCGCGCAGCGCGAGCGCGGTCTGGGCGGCGAACGCCTGCACCACCCGGCGGTCGGCGGCGGCGAGCGGCTGCCCGCGCAGCACCAGGCTGATGTCGTCGTCGACCACGATGTCGGCGTCGGCCTCGCCGGGGGTCAGGCACGGCTGGCCGCCGACCGTCGCGGCAACCGACCAGGCCTGCCGGTCGTGCTGCACGTCCGGGCTGTCCGGTACGTCCGGCCGGCGTTCGAGCAGGCTGACCGAACGCAGCCGGTAGGTCTCCCGCAGTTGGTCGAGCAGCTCACGCACGGCGTGCGAGCCGCGCAGCACGCTGCCGGACAGGGTGAACAGCGTCTCGGCTTCGGCCCGCGCCGCCGCCGCCTCCCTGGTCCGCCGGGCCGCCGTGTCCACGGTGACGCTGACCGCCACCGCCATCGCCAGGAACACGGCGAGGGCAAGCATGTTCTGCCGCTGGCTGATGGTCAGGGTGTGGAACGGCGGGGTGAAGAAGAAGTTGACCAGCAGCGAGCCGAGGACGGCGGCGGTCAGCGCCGGGTACAGCCCGCCGACCAGCGCCACCACGACGACCCCCGCCAGGTACAGCAGGATGTCGCTGGTGAGGGTCAGCTCGGCGCGGAACTGGGTCAGCCCCACGGTCAGCAGGGGCAGGCCGACCACGGCGAGGGCGAACCCGAACAGCCGGCGGCGCCCGCTCAGCGCTCCCGTCGAGGTGGTGCCGCCCTGACCCCCGTGCACCCGCTCGTGGGTGACCAGGTGTACGTCGATCGCCCCGGAGGCCGCCGTCGTGGTGACGCCGACCCCCCGGGACAGGATCTGCGCGAACCGGCTGCGGCGGCTCGCGCCGAGCACGAGTTGGGTGGCGTTGACGCCGCGGGCGAAGTCCAGCAGCGCGGTCGGGACGTCGTTGCCGACCACCTGGTGGTAGGTCCCGCCGAGGTCCTCGATCAGGGTGCGCTGCCGGACCAGGTTGGCCGGGTCGGCAGCGCCACCGGCCAGCCCGTCGTTGCGGCTGACGTGCACGGCGAGCAGGTCGGCGCCCTTGGTACGCGCCGCGATGCGGGCGGCGCGCCGGATCAGCGTGGCCCCTTCCGACCCGCCGGTCAGCGCGACGACCACCCGCTCCCGGGTCTCCCACGGCTGCGAGATGCGGTGCTCGGCCCGGTACCGGTCGAGCTGGTCGTCGACCTTGTCGGCGAGCCAGAGCAGCGCCAGCTCCCGCAGCGCGGTGAGGTTGCCGACCCGGAAGTAGTTGGCGAGCGCCGCGTCGACCATGTCGGGCCCGTAGATGTTGCCGTGCGCCATCCGGCGCCGCAACGCCTCCGGTGTCTGGTCGACCAGCTCGATCTGGTCGGCCCGGCGCACGATCGCGTCCGGCACCGTCTCACGCTGCGGCACCCCGGTGATCTCGGTGACGACGTCGTTGATCGATTCGAGGTGCTGGATGTTGAGCGTGGTGATCACCGTGCTGCCGGCGGCGAGCAACTCCTGGATGTCCTGCCACCGTTTGACGTTGCGGGAGCCGGGCACGTTGGTGTGCGCCAGCTCGTCCACCAGCACCACGTCGGGCCGGCGGGCCAGCAGCGCGTCCAGATCCAGCTCGGCGAAGCGCGCGCCGCGGTAGTCCACGGTGGCCCGTGGCACGACGGGCAGGTCGCCGATCATCGCCGCGGTCTGGGGCCGACCGTGCGTCTCGACCAGGCCGACCACCACGTCGGTGCCCCGGTCCATTCGGCGCCGGCCCTCCTCCAGCATCCGGTAGGTCTTGCCGACGCCCGGCGCGGCGCCGAGGTAGACGCGTAGCTCGCCGTGGGACATGCCGAGACCGAACCTTCCGAACCCTGTTACTGTCAGTTACTGCGATAAGGGTACTTCGGGTCCAGGTCCGGTCCGCCGCCAAGGCGGTACCTGCGGTTCCGCGCCCGGGACGGTCGGGTGTGGCCCGCGGCCGACCGGCAGGCGGTGTGGCCACCCCGGCAGGTACCGGGGGTGGCACACTCGGGGGCCGGCGGCGCGGCCCGCGGCGGCGCGACGTGCCCGCCGATCCGGGACGGTGCGCACATCGCGTGACGGCCGGGACGAACCGGAGGGCGGGGCCCGCGCGATCCGCCGCGCCCCGGAGTGCCGCGCTCCGACGAGCCGCGCTCCGGGGCACCGCGATCCGGGGCGCCGAAGCACGGCCGTCCGGTGGCCGGTGCCGGGCACCAGGCCCGGCACCGGCCGGTCACGTGGTCGGCTTGGAGAGGTCGTAGACCGTGCTGCCGCCGACCGTCTTCTTGGTGAAGTGCGCGGCCACCCAGCTCTCGATCGAGCTGCTGGCACCGGCGCCACCGGGCCCGCCGCGGCCACCACCCATCCCGCCGGGGAGGTAGTACCGGATGTCGCCGGCCGCCACGTACTTCTCGAACTGGGCCAGGGTCGGGTAGGCGTCGCTGCCGGAGAAGCCACCGATGCCCAGCACCGGCGCGCCACCGGAGGCGAGCTCCAGTTCGGCGGCCTGCTGGGTGCCGTTGGTCGCCGCCGCCCACCGATACCCGTGCGCGTTCTTCAGCAGCGTCGCCACCGCGCCTGCGACCGACGCGGCACCGCCGGGGCCGCGGGTACCGGCCTGCCCGCCGGTATCCGGCTGCCCGGCACCGCTGCCCTGGCCGGAGTCGCCCTGGCCAGCGCTGCCCTGGCCGGAGTCGCCCTGCGTGCCGGCGCCCTGGCTCGGGCCGGTACCGGTAGCGCCCCCCGGCGGTTGCCCATTGCCGCCGGCACCGCGGCTCCCCTGCCCGGGCATCCCGCCCGGCGCACCGTTGCCGGTACCACCGCTGACCCCGGTTCCGTTGCCGCCGCGGGTGCTCCCGTTCCCCGGCACGCCGCCGGTTCCGGGGCCGGCGCCGGCGAAGCCGTACCGGTTCCGGACGCCCAAGCCACGCCCGCCGCCGGGGAAGCCACCCGTGCCGCGGCCGCTCGGGCCCGCGGTGGGGATGCTGCCGGTGTGCGCCGTCGCCGCGGTCTGGGCCGCGTAGGCGGCGGGTGCGCCGATACTGGCCAGCGCCAGCACCGGTACCGCGACCAGCGCCACCCGACGCACCCACCGGCCGGGTATCACCAGCCAGCAGACGCCGGCCGCGGCGGCGACCAGCACCGCGTAGCGCAGCCACGGCTGCCACGACGGCGCCCGGCCGAGCAGCTGGTACGACCAGATCCCGGTCACCGCGACGAGGGCCGCCAGCACCACCCGGGCGCCGGTGCGTTCCCGCCGTTCCCACCCGGCGTGTACGCCGATCGCGAGCACCGCGGCGATCGCCGGCGCCAGCGCGACCGAGTAGTAGGGGTGGATGATCCCGGACATGAAGCTGAACACCGCCATGGTGACCAGCAGCCAGCCGCCCCACAGCACCAGCGCGGCCCGGGTGCGGTCGGTGCGCGCCGCCCGGCGGGTCAGCCACACCCCGGCCACCAGCGCGAGCAGCGCCGCCGGCAGCAGCCAGGAGATCTGGGTGCCGAACGTGTCGGAGAACATCCGCAGCGGCCCGGTCGCCCCGCCGAACATCGAGTTGCCGCCGCCACCGGGCCCGCCACCGCCGGGCAGGCCGGCACCGGTGAAGACCTCGCGGGCACCGCCGGGCAGCCCACTGCCGGCGCTCGATGGCCCACCGCCCGGCATCCCACCGGCACCCGGGCCGCCGCCCGAGCCGCCGGTGATGCGGCTCAGCCCGTTGTACCCGATGGCCAGTTGCAGCAGGCTGTTGTCGGTCGAACCGCCGATGTACGGGCGGGACCCGGCCGGCCACAGCTCGACCAGCGCGACGTACCAGCCGGCGGAGACCACCAGCGCCGCACCGGCGGCGAGCAGGTGGCCGATCCGGCGGCGCAGCGAGATCGGGGCGGCGACCAGGTACACCACGGCGAACGCCGGCAGCACCAGGAACGCCTGCAGCATCTTGGTCAGGAAGCCGAACCCGAGCGCGGAGCCGGCGAGCACCAGCCACCACATCGAGCCGCGCTCGATGGCCCGGGTCACCGCGTAGGCGCCGGCCACCATCAGTAGCACCAGCAGCGCATCCGGGTTGTTGAACCGGAACATCAGCACCGCCACCGGGGTCAGCGCGAGGATCGCGCCGGCAGCGATGCCGGCCGCGTACCCGGCGACCCGGCGCACCGCGCCGTACAGCAACGCCACCGAGGCGACACCCAGCAGCGCCTGCGGTACCAGCATGCTCCAGGAGGAGAAGCCGAAGACCCGGCCGGACAGCGCCATCAGCCAGATCGACGCCGGCGGCTTGTCCACGGTGATGCCGGAGCCGGCGTCGACGGCACCGAACAGCAGCGCCTTCCAGCTGATCGTGCCGGCCTGCACGGCGCCGGCATAGAACGAGTTGGCGTAGCCGTTCGCGGACAGGTTCACCAGGTAGAGCGCGGCCGTACCCAGCAGCAGCACTGCCAGCGCCGGGCGCACCCAGGCCGGCCGGTTCGTGGTGCGGGCGAACGCCGCCCGGATCGGGGTGGTCAGCGTCGTCGCGCTCAT from the Actinocatenispora thailandica genome contains:
- a CDS encoding ArnT family glycosyltransferase → MSATTLTTPIRAAFARTTNRPAWVRPALAVLLLGTAALYLVNLSANGYANSFYAGAVQAGTISWKALLFGAVDAGSGITVDKPPASIWLMALSGRVFGFSSWSMLVPQALLGVASVALLYGAVRRVAGYAAGIAAGAILALTPVAVLMFRFNNPDALLVLLMVAGAYAVTRAIERGSMWWLVLAGSALGFGFLTKMLQAFLVLPAFAVVYLVAAPISLRRRIGHLLAAGAALVVSAGWYVALVELWPAGSRPYIGGSTDNSLLQLAIGYNGLSRITGGSGGGPGAGGMPGGGPSSAGSGLPGGAREVFTGAGLPGGGGPGGGGNSMFGGATGPLRMFSDTFGTQISWLLPAALLALVAGVWLTRRAARTDRTRAALVLWGGWLLVTMAVFSFMSGIIHPYYSVALAPAIAAVLAIGVHAGWERRERTGARVVLAALVAVTGIWSYQLLGRAPSWQPWLRYAVLVAAAAGVCWLVIPGRWVRRVALVAVPVLALASIGAPAAYAAQTAATAHTGSIPTAGPSGRGTGGFPGGGRGLGVRNRYGFAGAGPGTGGVPGNGSTRGGNGTGVSGGTGNGAPGGMPGQGSRGAGGNGQPPGGATGTGPSQGAGTQGDSGQGSAGQGDSGQGSGAGQPDTGGQAGTRGPGGAASVAGAVATLLKNAHGYRWAAATNGTQQAAELELASGGAPVLGIGGFSGSDAYPTLAQFEKYVAAGDIRYYLPGGMGGGRGGPGGAGASSSIESWVAAHFTKKTVGGSTVYDLSKPTT